In the Camarhynchus parvulus chromosome 25, STF_HiC, whole genome shotgun sequence genome, GTCGGTGATGAAGAGCACAGGTGAGTGCTGAGCCGGGCTGTGGGCACTAACGGAGCTGGGTGATCATTTAAACCTTTAATTATCTCAAAATAAACATGAGGGAGTTACTGCTCTCAGAGGTCTGGTTGTGCCTGTGGGGGAACCTGAGTCACATGTgttgccagagcagctcaggtgaGTGGTttgtgctcctgccccaggtgtgAGTCCTGCCTCGAGACCTTCGCCTGGGACCCCGACCAGCCCCTCAGCTCTCACCAGTGGCCTGAAGACTCCTGTCCTGGGAACCCCATCTGCTCCTTCGAATCCATTAGCAAATATTCTCTCCAAAGTTGAGATAACTCCAGAAAGCATTTTGTCAGCTCTCTCCAAAACCCAGACTCAGACAGCGCCAGCGCTGCAAGGTACtggggtgggtgctggggaaggagggctgGCAGGTGTGTGAGGGCAGTGGCCAGGCTGAAACGTGCTGCTCTGCTTGTCCTAAAGTGAGAACAGAGGAAGGAGAACGTTACTGGAATGTTTTACGCCTCTGGCACGTGTGGATGGTCTTTCTCAGGTAGCTCAGGTGTCACGGACCAGTGAGATTTGTCACTTCCCTGTACTTCCTGCTTGTGCTGTGGCTGAATCACACGTATCTGGAACATTCCCTGAACAGGACAGGAGACCAAGaggttctgctcctgctctggcacctTGCCAGGGTCAcctggccagcagggcaggttTCCCCACTCCTGGCTGCAGACCAGGATGAGTTCTCACCCACCTGACTCGATGGTGTAATTTATATTTGTACATCAATCCAAGCCTCTGGCAGAATGTTGCACCTCACTGGGTGCAGCAAAATCCAGTCCTCTTTGTGGCTGGAGACTGGGGGGGTGTAAAGTGCCAACTTAggaggtttggggtgatttgCCCCTGCCCTCAGTACCTGATGCAGCAGTTCTGTTTTCCAGGGCTGTCGTCCTTGCTGCAGAGCGTGGCTGGAAGCACCGTTCAGTCAGGAGAACCTGCCTCCCAGAGCACCTCGGCATCGCCAGCCAACACAACCGTGCCGTGCTTGAAGGGAAGGAATGTTCCTTCCAATCCACAGTCCTTTATAGCCAAAAGTTTTGGTTATTCTCCAAACTCAACCACCGCAGAGGTTTCCTCCACTTCAGTCAATAAGGCTCCCGTCGGACATACCCCAGCACTGTCAAGCTCTGGTTTTAAGCCACCAACTAATTCCCTGGGATTTTCCAGTTCCCACCCTACCAGTCCTTCCTCCCTTTTGCCAACAGAAACCTCACTGGGTCAATCCTCCGAAATTTCAAAAGCCAAGCTGGAATCAGAACCCCCTTCTCCCAGCTTGGAGATGAAGATACACAATTTCCTGAAGGGAAATCCTGGCTTCAGTGGCCTGAACTTGAATATTCCCATCCTCAGCAGCTTGGGGTCCAGCATGGCAACGGAGAGTCACAGCTCTGACTTCCAGCGTGGTCCCACCAGCACTTCCATGGACAATGTGGACGGGACACCAGTGCGTGATGAGCGCAGCGGGACGCCCACCCAGGACGAGATGATGGACAAGCCAACGTCGAGCAACGTCGACACAATCTCCCTGCTGTCAAAAATCATGAGCCCTGGTTCTTCAACTCCCAGCAGCACGAGGTCTCCTCTGCAGGGCCGGGATGATGGATATTCCCAAGAACTTCCCAGTTCTGTGCATGGCTACCGGCCCTTCGGCCTTGGCAGGGAGTCCCCAGCCAGCCTGTACAAGCCACCTGTGGACAGCAGGGAGATGCCCTCCTCCTTGATGGACTCCTCCCAGGAGAAGTTTTACCCAGATACATCTTTCCAAGAAGACGAGGATTACCGTGACTTCGACTACTCCGGGCCGCCGCCCTCGGCCATGTTGAACCTGGAGAAGAAGCCGGTCAAGTCTATCCTGAAATCGAGTAAACTCCCCGATTCTGCAGAGTACCAGCCAGTGCTGTCCAGCTATGGGCAGCGGTCGCAGGAGTTTGGTGTGAAGCCATCCTTCCCCCCGGCCATGAGGTCCATCCTGGATCAGAGCGAGAGCTGCGACCCTCTGGCCTCATCGCCAGGGATGTTTGGGAGCTACGGCCGCAGGGGGAAGGACTCGGCCTCGGACGGGTCCCCGTCACCCAGCAAGAACGACGTGTTCTTCACACCAGACTCCAACCACAGCAGCCTGCCCAAGCCCGGCCTCCCGCAGAAGCAATACTCGGACTCGCCCCACGCGCTTCCCCACCGCTCCTCGCTCTTCTCTCCCCAGAACGCCCTTCCCAGCCCCGCCAGCCGAGCgcccgcggcgggcggggacAAACCCTTGGGTTCCTCCATCTCCGCCACCTCCACCATCGAGTTCAAGAACATGCTCAAAAACGCCTCCCGCAAACCCTCCGAGGAGAAGCATTTTGGGCAGATTCCCAAAAGCAGCTCCGGCGAGGTGGGGAGTTTGTCCGGGGCTGCGAAGGGCGAGCCGCAGCCGCCGGAGGAGCACTACCGCATCGAGACCCGcgtctcctcctcctgcctggacCTGCCCGACAGCACCGAGGAGAAGGGGGCCCCCATCGAGACGCTGGGCTACCACAACGCCTCGAGCCGGGGCATGTCGGGGGAGCCCATCCAGACCGTGGAGTCCATCCGGGTGCTGGGCAAAGGCAGCCGGGGCCACGGGCGCGAGGGGAGCCGGGCGGGCTGGTTCGAGCTGAGCAGCGGCGGGAGCGCCTTCGACAACGGCCCCTCGGGCTCCTCGGAGCTGCCCGGCATGGGCGGCTTCCCGGCGCCCTACAAGGAGCACGTGCCGCCCTTCCCGGAGAGCGTCAACAACTTCCGAACGAACAACTTCAGCTCCGCCTTCGAGCACCacctgccgccgccgcccctcgCTCCGCCTCCCCTGGAGCACGGGACCCCCTTCCCGCGGGAGCCCGTGGGGCCGCCCGCCGTGCCCCCGCCCGCTCCCGCCAAGGACCACGGCGGCCTCTTCCCGAGGGATCACCCGGTCCCTCCCCGCATGCCGTCGGTGGATCACGCCAACCCCTTCTCCAAGGAAACGCCCGCGCCTCTCCCGCTGCCCCACGGCGTCCCGCCGCCCCCCTCGGTGGAGCACGCGGGGGTCCCGTTCCCCACGCCCCCGGTGCCCGGGGATCACGCCGGGGTCCCCTTCCCAGCGCAGCCGCCGCCGGCGGGGAGCACGGCGGGGTCCGttccccgcgcccgccccgctgGAGCACGGCGCCGGCGCCTTCCCCAAGGAGCACGGTACGATGCAAGGGACGCTGAAGGAGCACTTCGGGGGGCGCCAGCCACGGGAcccccctgccccgctcccgAGACCCCGCGGGGCCCGGGCCGCTGCCCCGGGAGCAGCTGGGGGGCAGCGCGCGGGCTGGGGCACCGGGAGCCCTCCGGGGGCCGCGGCTCCGTCCTGCTCCGCACGCCCCGCGCCGAGTTCCGCCCGCGGGAGCCCTTCGGCGGCAGAGACCCCTTCCAGAGCCTGAAACGGCCGCGGCCCCCCTTCAGCAGAGGGGGAGCTCCCTTCTTCACCCCTAAGCgccccttcttccctccccGGTACTGACGCagctcccggggctgcccctttttttttttccttttcttttctttttttccttccctcaacGATTCCTGTAACCTTCTCCTAAATTAAATGTTCTGTACTTTTCGGTTGGTTCTagccccagcccccccagccccccccccccacccccagcattgggtgagaaaaaaaaaacaagacacaAAACCGATGTTTTAACGAGAAGAAGCCACGTTGCTGTTAAATAAAACCTTCAGTAGTAGTTGAAAGagttaagacaaaaaaaaaaaattaaaaaaaaggaaaaactctgAAAGCTTCGAGAGGAGCGCTGAGTGGTGTTGGGGTGTTGGTTTCCAGCCGATCCCCAaattgctgctgcagggaggggacgGACCCCCCTGTTCCTCCTGTCTGCCAAAAGCAccaaaacaaggcaaaaaaagggTCGAGgaacccacccaaacccaccttGGAGCTCCATGGGACTGGCAGCAAGAAGGCCCAAGCCTGTCCGCCCTGCTTGGGAAGACTGTGGTTGGGTTTGGGTTCATTTGGGGatctttggattttttgttttgtttcgttTTTCCCCCCGGGATCACTGTTGACTTTCTACGTGTGTGTATATAGCAATCACTTTTTAATTCCCTCCGGGATCGTTCACCACACGCAGCCGGAGCCCGGCGGGGGCTCAGAGGGGTCCCCCCCTTACACCCAGAGCCGCCCGCGCGGCTTTTATATGAAGTTGGGATTttacttgattttattttaattatttttttgttggtttttagTTGCCTCCATCGTACCTGTTTGATACCGGTGTGGGCTTCAGGATCTGCATAAAAACTACCAAACAACCCTTGGCAGGTCCGTTCTTTCTCGCGTTCACCCCCGGTTTGAGGGGTCCGTGCGgctcctcccccttccccccctgCGCCCTCCATGGTTCCGTCCTGCGTGCGGCGCTCCCGCACGGGCGGGCGAATCCAACGCGACTTCCGTGGGGGGTTGCGGAGGCCCGTCCCCGGTTCCGGCGGAACGGGAGGAGCCTCGGCCATGTCCGCACGCGCCGGTTCGCGGCTGCTGCTGGCGGGAGCCCCGCGGCGACACCGGGTGCGCTCGGGGGCCCCCGGGACCCCTCATCCCCCCCGTACCACCCCTGCCCGCTCCTCCCGGGCCCTGAGCCCCGCCGGCCGCCGAGGGCGATCCGGTGACCCTGCCGTGATTCCCGTCCCCAGGTGTCCGGGCCGGACCCCGAGCGCCTCCGGCTCTTCCAGCGgctgcgggcggcggcggcggagcgctGGGACGGGCCCGGGGATGGGGCCGGCGGCGGGACCGGGAGCGGCCGCCTCCCACCGGGGACCCCGATCCGCATCGCGCTGCCCGGCGGGCGCCGCCTGCCCGGCCGGGCCCTGCAAACCACCCCGTTCCAGGTGGCCACGGAGCTCGGGTACGGCCCGAGGGCTTCCCACGCTGTCCCCGGGGGTCCCCGAAGTGTCCCGGGCCCCTCAGGGTGTTTGTAGGGTCCGCAgtgtccccgtggtgtccccatgATCCCCACGAGGCCTGCACGGTCTACAATGTCACCGTGGTGTCCCCATAATCCCCACAGGTTCGCTACAAGGTTCACAGGCTCTCCACAATGTCCCTGTGGTCCCCACAACGTTCCTGGGgttcctgctgtgtccccatgttCCCCAtgctccccacagagcccccacCGGGTCCCCACAGCGTCTCCACGGTGTCTCTGGTGTCCCTGTAGGGCTGGCCTGGCCGAGGTGGCCTTGGTGGCCCGGGTGAACGGGACCCTCCAGGACCTGGACCGGCCTCTGGAAGGTGACACCGACCTGGAGCTGCTCGACTTCTCCACGCCCGAGGGGCGGGAGGTGAGCCCGAGGTCCTGGGGGGGCTGAACCTGCACCTCGCTCCCCTCACagtcccccgtgtccccaatgtccccccaggCTTTCTGGCGCTCCAGTGCCTGCGTCCTGGGGGCGGTGGCAGAGCAGATTTTCGGGGCGACGctttgcagcagccaggccacCGAGGATGGCTTCTTCTGCGACGTGCACATGGGCAGCAGGTAGGgctgggcaggtgctgcagggtccctggggtgtccccagcgtGTCCCCAACGTGTCCCCAACGTGTCCCCAGGACGGTGCAGAGCGCGGAGCTGCCGGTGCTGGAGGAGGCCTGTGCCACGTTCGCCCGTGCCCGGCACCGCTCCGAGCGCCTCGAGGCCACCCgccagcagctggctgagctgctcaaGGTGTGTCCCCCACCCCAGAGTGTCGTGGCAGGccagcctggggacattgggacccTCAGTGTCACCCCTCTAATGTCACCAAGCCCCCCGTCACCCACCTCactgtccctccccagcacaactccttccagctgcagcagcttgagGAGGTGACATCCCCCACGGCCACGGTGTACAGGTGAGCACAAGGGGCCGTGGGGTGgccctgtgtcacctcagcTGTCCCCACATCCCTCTGTTCGTCCCTCAGGTGTggccccctgctccagctgtgccacggGCCCCTCCTGCGGCACACGGGGCTGATCGGAGCCCTGCGGGTGCTCACGGTGGGTGTCGGGTgagggtccctgtgccctgccctgctcttggatggggtccctgctgcccctctgaTGTCCCCCTGTGCCCACAGAGCTCGGCTGCGCTCtgggggggagctgggggtcaGTCACTGCAGCGCGTGGCCGCCGTGGCCTtccccagtgcccaggagctggagcagtggCAGCGGGCGCAGGAGGAGGCGGCTCAGCGGGATCACCGCAGGATCGGCAAGGTGAGCgctctgccaggggctggggggcccTCACAGCCACGGGGATCCCCCCAGTAACGCCATCCCCGCTGCAGGATCAGGAGCTCTTCTTCTTCCACAAGttcagccctggcagctgcttctTCCTGCCCCGCGGCCCACGTCTACAACACCCTCGTGGAGTTTATCCGGGTACGACCCCCATCATCTCCTTGTCACCCCACCCcatccaggcactgctgtgcccccacagaccccactgcaccccatccccacacccaggcactgctgtgcccccacagaccccactgCACCCcatccaggcactgctgtgcccccacagaccccactgCACCCCATCCCCTCACACCCAGAcccctctgcccaccctgcaccccacagctctcaccctcccagtccctgcagccccccatgCCCgatgctgtggggctgagctgatgtcctgccctgtccctgtccccgcagagCGAGTACCGGGCCCGGGGTTTCAGCGAGGTGGTGACCCCCAACCTGTTCAGCCCCCGGCTCTGGGAGCTCTCGGGGCACTGGCAGCACTACAGCCCCCACATCTTCTCTGTCCCTGCCGCCCCTGAGACCCTCTCCCTCAAACCCATGAACTGCCCGGCCCACTGGTGAGTCAGGCGGCCCTGGGGTGCCTGGGGTGGGCTCCTGGGGGCAGCctggctgtctgtctgtccgtccccAGCCTGATGTTCGCCCACCGGCCGCGCTCCTGGCGGGAGCTGCCCCTGCGCCTGG is a window encoding:
- the RPRD2 gene encoding LOW QUALITY PROTEIN: regulation of nuclear pre-mRNA domain-containing protein 2 (The sequence of the model RefSeq protein was modified relative to this genomic sequence to represent the inferred CDS: inserted 6 bases in 3 codons), producing MAAGGGGGGRASSSSSSSSAAAASSAAGALEASLDRKLQAVTNTMESIQGLSSWCLENKRHHSTIVYHWMKWLRRSAFPHRLNLFYLANDVIQNCKRKNAIVFRDTFAEVLPEAASLVKDPSVSKSIERIFKIWEDRNVYPEETILALKEALSTTFKTQKQLKESLNKPNKPWKKSQTSTNPKAALKSKIVAEFRPQSLIDELLLYKRSEDQIELKEKQLSTMRVDVCSTETLKCLKDKTGGKKFSKEFEEASSKLEEFVNGLDKQVKNGPSLTEALENAGIFYEAQYKEVKVVANAYKTFANRVSNLKKKLDQLKATLPDPEESPVPSPSMDAPSPTGSESPFQGMGEENSTRSPAAGGRKMVSPEPATDNRDVEDMELSDVEDDTSKIIVEERKDKQAAPAPAPAKTESVPKAVPSAAVAATASGTVATPAPAPPTPPAPKVVSTAPIPLAPALALPNLANVDLAKISSILSSLTSVMKSTGVSPASRPSPGTPTSPSALTSGLKTPVLGTPSAPSNPLANILSKVEITPESILSALSKTQTQTAPALQGLSSLLQSVAGSTVQSGEPASQSTSASPANTTVPCLKGRNVPSNPQSFIAKSFGYSPNSTTAEVSSTSVNKAPVGHTPALSSSGFKPPTNSLGFSSSHPTSPSSLLPTETSLGQSSEISKAKLESEPPSPSLEMKIHNFLKGNPGFSGLNLNIPILSSLGSSMATESHSSDFQRGPTSTSMDNVDGTPVRDERSGTPTQDEMMDKPTSSNVDTISLLSKIMSPGSSTPSSTRSPLQGRDDGYSQELPSSVHGYRPFGLGRESPASLYKPPVDSREMPSSLMDSSQEKFYPDTSFQEDEDYRDFDYSGPPPSAMLNLEKKPVKSILKSSKLPDSAEYQPVLSSYGQRSQEFGVKPSFPPAMRSILDQSESCDPLASSPGMFGSYGRRGKDSASDGSPSPSKNDVFFTPDSNHSSLPKPGLPQKQYSDSPHALPHRSSLFSPQNALPSPASRAPAAGGDKPLGSSISATSTIEFKNMLKNASRKPSEEKHFGQIPKSSSGEVGSLSGAAKGEPQPPEEHYRIETRVSSSCLDLPDSTEEKGAPIETLGYHNASSRGMSGEPIQTVESIRVLGKGSRGHGREGSRAGWFELSSGGSAFDNGPSGSSELPGMGGFPAPYKEHVPPFPESVNNFRTNNFSSAFEHHLPPPPLAPPPLEHGTPFPREPVGPPAVPPPAPAKDHGGLFPRDHPVPPRMPSVDHANPFSKETPAPLPLPHGVPPPPSVEHAGVPFPTPPVPGDHAGVPFPAQPPPAGSTAGXPFPAPAPLEHGAGAFPKEHGTMQGTLKEHFGGRQPRDPXLPRSRDPAGPGPLPREQLGGSAXGLGHREPSGGRGSVLLRTPRAEFRPREPFGGRDPFQSLKRPRPPFSRGGAPFFTPKRPFFPPRY
- the TARS2 gene encoding LOW QUALITY PROTEIN: threonine--tRNA ligase, mitochondrial (The sequence of the model RefSeq protein was modified relative to this genomic sequence to represent the inferred CDS: inserted 2 bases in 1 codon), which translates into the protein MVPSCVRRSRTGGRIQRDFRGGLRRPVPGSGGTGGASAMSARAGSRLLLAGAPRRHRVSGPDPERLRLFQRLRAAAAERWDGPGDGAGGGTGSGRLPPGTPIRIALPGGRRLPGRALQTTPFQVATELGAGLAEVALVARVNGTLQDLDRPLEGDTDLELLDFSTPEGREAFWRSSACVLGAVAEQIFGATLCSSQATEDGFFCDVHMGSRTVQSAELPVLEEACATFARARHRSERLEATRQQLAELLKHNSFQLQQLEEVTSPTATVYRCGPLLQLCHGPLLRHTGLIGALRVLTSSAALWGGAGGQSLQRVAAVAFPSAQELEQWQRAQEEAAQRDHRRIGKDQELFFFHKFSPGSCFFLPRGXHVYNTLVEFIRSEYRARGFSEVVTPNLFSPRLWELSGHWQHYSPHIFSVPAAPETLSLKPMNCPAHCLMFAHRPRSWRELPLRLADFGVLHRNEPPGTLTGLTRVRRFQQDDAHIFCTLEQLESEIDSSLDFIRTVYAVLGFSFRLALATRPEGFLGDPETWDRAEQQLERSLKNFGQPWELSPGDGAFYGPKIDIRIRDALGRHHQCGTIQLDFQMPERFELEYASPSGSPARPVLIHRAVLGSVERMVAVLAESYGGRWPLWLSPLQAMVIPQTPEVEDYAREVQAVLRRGGLLADLDGDPGTTLARKIRRAQLAHYNFQLVVGRRERQRGTVSVRSRENRQLGELELPRVLQRLQELRDGRVPDAEQRF